In the Equus quagga isolate Etosha38 chromosome 6, UCLA_HA_Equagga_1.0, whole genome shotgun sequence genome, GGAGCCGACAGTGGCGCAGGCGGGTCCCCGCAGCACCGAGCCGTTGTGTGCGGAGGCGGCGCCAGCTGAGAGGAAGGAGCGCGGCTGCGCCCCCTGCCCGCGCCCCGCCGGCGGCCACCCCGGCCCGCGCGCCACCGCCCCCCGCCGAGGGCCGGGGTCCCCCTCGGCTCCCGCAGCAGCCGAGCAGTCACCGAggcctcctggcccctctcccgCCCGCCCTCCCGCCGGAAGCCGCGAGGGGGAGCGGGCGGACGCGGGCGGGGCGACCGCCTCCAAGCCACCCGGGGACCCGGGGACGCTCCGGGTGCCCCAGTCTCCTGGGGAGGTGGGACGCGGGCATTTACTGCCCCCGGCGAAGAGGGAGCCCCCGATTCGAGCTTTTGAATGCACGAGTTGATATCATTACTAATGACAATTGCGAAAAAGAAACCCCCGCCTTGGCCCCGAGCAGGCCTGCTTTGGCTGGCAGGGCGGCCGGCCTAGCTGGGTTTTAGCGCCGGCTGGCAAAGTCGAGAGAGGGGGGAAGGGATAGGAGGAGGCTCCGAGTTCGGTTTCGGAGCTGACTGTGACACGTCCTGTGGCCGCCCTGGCCCCGGGGCGAGCGGTCGGGCGCGAAGGGACGGCGACCGCGTGGAGACGCGCAGAGCAGGAGCCAGCTGCATCCGCGCAGGCCCCTCCAAATCAGGCTTTGTTCCCGAGAGGACTCGTCCCTTCTCTCCCTAGCGCTTCCCTCCACCTTCTGGCCCGGCTCTTCACCCCTACTTCTTCCCGAGAGGACGGGCACCGACGCATGGCCTCCACTCGGACGGCCACAGGGCTCGGGAGAGGCCATGGCCCGGGGCAGCCCAGGCAGCGTTGGCGGCGCCTAGAGCAGGCGGACGGCAGGCCTGGTCGCGGCGCCCGGGATGCTCCGCGGAGGGCCCGGCGCACAGAGCGCAAGGCGCGGGCCGCCACCTCGGCCCCTGCCCATAGCCCCCAGTACCTCTGGTCTGTCCGGTGGGGTCGGGTCACTGCGGCCGCGGCGCAGCCCAGCACCGGACCCGGATCACAGCTTCCAGCACGCGGCCCGCGACGCGCCTCAGTTACCCTGGGGCTGGCGTCTCTCGTCCCATTGGAGCGCGCGGGGACAGCGCCCTGGACGGCTGTGCCCGGCGGTACCAGTCGTCAGATGTCATTGACACCACCTTCCTTTCATCGTGTTTTATACCTGCCCTCTGCACGTGCGGAGGATATGgtgacaattaaaatatatatatcttatgtGTGCCTCCAGACCCGGCTGCCCCTCTGTTGGGCATCTGATATTTTTCTGTTCCCTGAAAGCGATGAccacaaagtaaataaatgagagatgGTAAGACCTGGCAGGATTTCCTCTAGTCCTGTCGCGAACTACACGTCCCAGGAAGCCCTGGCGCCGGGACGCGTGTCCACTCCGCCATCCACTTGGAGAAGGCCTTACTCAGCCCGGCCCGACGCGTGGGCCAATCCCCTCGCCCTGCACCTTGGGCTGGAACCTGAGACGGATTCGCCCCCAATGATGCTTCAGTTGCAAGAGCAACGCAAGTTTATCATTGTCCCGAGAAAGAGGAGCAGCGTGGTTCTTGCCGGTTTCAGCAGAAGTGCTGGCGTCCTTCAGCTGGACAAGCCAGCGCTCGGGTTGTAATTTTCCTGGGGAAAGTGGAGACCCGCGCGCCTGCCCAGCATAGCGAACGACACCCGTCGGAGCCGGGTTTGCTGCTGCGATCGGCCAGCGTGCCCCTGCCCAAACCGCGGCTGGTTCCGTCCACGTCTTACCCTTTATTTATCCGTGGTCATTTCGAGAGTCCGTCTTGTAAATGTTTAGCGTTTTGCTGCTTTACTGCTTCTTTCTGGGGACAGTTCCAGCGCTTGCGGAGACCGGTGGAGAGAGGCGACTGAGCCCAGAGAAGAGCGAAATATGGGGACCCGGGCTAAAAGCAGCTGTCGTCCTTCCCGCGCGCTATTTCTATATTCAGGCGGTGGATACATCAGGAAATAAGTAAGTCGAGAAACGGCTCCCTAACTATTTTGAACTGCAGTTAAAACTTACGGTTTCTCTCTTCAAGTTTATCCGCCTAAGAGCTCGTTTCTCTACAGCAGTTTAAATTCCAGGATATTTGGGCGCTATCTACATCTGTTTGTAACAGTCTTTCTGCGTCCCAATCAGTTTTTCCCTGTAGCTTTAGAAATAATTCCGAATTAGctcttttcctgaatattttgaTAGAGATTCCCACACGACGAGGGAGACAAAGCCCCTGCACTTTGCTGGAAGTACTGTGTCCAACTACTTTTGCATAAGCTGTTATAAGGAATTTAAACCCAGTTGTTAGAAACTTGGTTGGTTTCGTCTTTCTCTGGTGCTGCCCTGTTTTCACGTACACAGCAGCCAGTAAGCATGTTTTGAAACCCAAAGAGAAACATGAAGCACTacttgaaactttagagtttaGAGGGAAAGTATCAACGTATGAATCTCGTGTGTTTGTAACAAACGTTTATTTCATTCCATTGAATTCAACaattaaaattatacttaaaacttatttttagaaTTCACAAACTTCTGAAatgattgtcttttttattgGTGGATGCTGACGGTGTATATTTGGTGGGCGGGGGGAATGTTGGGAATAAGaaattttccaaagcaaagaaaaggaaggttGTAAATTTTGTCACTTGGTTATAAATAGTACAATTAGGGGAACTAATTCCATCATAACAATCTTAGTAGCAAGAGCACTCACTCAAACAAAAACTTTTATGTCACTTAATGTCACTTAAATGATACACTACCTACTGGGTTTTGCCCATGGCTGGCCATGGTTTATAGTACCggttttttaaagaatcattgagagagatttttcaaaagatCCTTATCTTTAAGGCACCATTTGATCACAAATTTCCAGATGTGAGGGGCATGAAATAAATGGTAGGTtggtaagaatatttttatatatggaatGCATATGTATGTTCTGTGTTTACATAGATTAGTAGTCGTAGCATATTCTCttgcgatttttttttttaaagattttattttttccttttctccccaaagccccccagtacatagttgtatattcttcgttgtgggtccttctagttgtggcatgtgggaggctgcctcagcgtggtttgatgagcagtgccatgtccgcgcccaggattcgaaccaacgaaacactgagccgcctgcagtggagcgcgcaaacttagcTACTCGGCCACCACGGGGCCAGGCCGTCTTGCGATTTTTCTAATGAAACATTTTTGTTATCTTGGCCATTGTCatcctcttcttcttttatttaatctctGATTCATCATATTAATTCTGGTACTAAAAGCATAAAAGAGAAGCAGCAAGCATATGTTAGGGGGAGAATGTGGAGGAGAATAGTAAGGTTCACAGGCTGAAGAGTATAATCTTTGTGTGTTTGTTCCTTAAAATAGGCTGTATGTTTTATTGTTCTTATCACAGGTTCACATCTTCTCCGGGTGAAAAGGTGTTCCAGATTAAAATCTCGGCCCCAGATGAACAATTCACTAGAGTTGGAGTCCAGGTTTTAGACCGAAAGGATGGGTCCTTCATAGTAAGATACAGAATGTATGCAAGCTACAAAAATCTGAAGGTAGAGGTTAAATTCCAAGGTCAACATGTAGCCAaatctccatatattttaaaaggtaatttggaacataattttaaaacaacagtatTTGAATACAATAATGTATGTCATTCAATCAACAAAAAGAAGTTAGCatgatattttttttcatttgaaaaatttcacTTGAGAGCTAAATTAAGAGTCCTGGTAAGAGAGAAATGCAAGATttgaatgaaaattataatttgcTCAAGAGAAAGGAACATGTTCCTGGAGAATTTGCTCCCTGAAGACACAGCATTTGCAAGAATAATCAAGCCATACTATGGGCATAGAGGACACTTTCTTAATTGGAGATGTATGACTTAACTAACTGACAGGTGTTACTGACGTTTGCCCCTCACTTCAGGAAGGGAGAAGGCTTGAACAAGAGGGAGGCATGTTGactgttgttttttgtcttcatTCTGCTACTATTTTTGTAGAGAAATTCTcccatattttattatatgggAGGAGAGTACAGCTTTGTTACCTAGAGCCGTATAGTTCCCTCTCAGAGGAGACAGTGACCTGAAACAGCGGGGAAGCAGTAGATATACAGAGACAGAgatctcccttttctccccactccAAGAAAGGCAAacgttttaaaaaatgtctagaTTTCTTTCCCACATCCGCCAGGACCACATGGTATAGTATAACTGGCTAAACCTTTAAAAGGTATTCCACTGTTTACTACTGCCTGGGTCAGGTGGGAATCTGAGAATTGTAGAAAGGAATGACAGTAAAATCTCAACTCAGGTTCTGCTATGCTATGTTAGTATGATTTCTATAAACTTATAATTCATTCATTACAATATTAATGAAGTGGAGTGTTTTGAGGGTGACCTTTGCTTCtttataatacttaaaaaaaaaataccaagcaGAGTAGGGGTACTTTGTTTACTTGTGTTGCTATTGAGGACAATTCACCCATTGAGAAAAATACCTTAGACACTTTAAGAACCTGTTTGTATAATAGACCattgaaatattaatttcatatCACTTTTGTCTTTCATTAAAATGGATATACTCCTCTGATATCCTTTCACCAATGTTTGGTTATTCTTAAGTACACGAAATCTAAAGAATAATGGACTATAATAGCCACTGTAGGGCAAAAAATAGTACTCATTGGTGTTCTTTTCAACTCGTGCAAAGCAGGCCTGACTCTGAAAATATCACAAGACTTTACTGTGAAGAGCTGTCAGAACTGACTGACTAGTGATGCCCCAgtgtaataaaaaatgtttttcttttaaaatactctttccATCAAAATGTTCTTCCTATCTAACTGGGCAAAATTTGTGAAGCCATGTTATGGCTATTTGTTACATGCTTtgcatgctgagtgaaattattactgtgatattttgttaccTGTGTGTAACTAGGGCCGGTTTATCACGAGAATTGTGACTGTCCTTTGGAAGATAGTGCAGCCTGGCTACAGGAGATGAACTGCCCAGAAACCATTACCCAGATTCAGAGAGATCTGGCACATTTCCCTACCGTTGATCCAGAAAAGATTGCAACAGAAATCCCAAAAAGATTTGGACAAAGGCAGAGCTTGTGTCACTATACCCTGAAGGATAACAAGGTACAATTCATCACTGAGGTTTGCCTGTTTGTCTTGAGTTACTTTGTTTTGTCCATTTGGCTACAAGTAGCTACAGAGGTTTATTAAAAATCAGTCTGAGGATCATTGTGATAAGCTTTACCTTAGTGAAGCCTGTGGTACTTTTAGACTAACATAAAAACATGTTCATCTCTTTTAGGTTTATATCAAGACTCATGGTGAACATGTAGGTTTTAGAATTTTCATGGATGCCATACTACTTTCTCTGACCAGAAAAGTaagtatttcctttctcttaggtGTAATAGACAATTTAAGCCCAGGttttacaatataatttttttttttttgaggaagattagccctgagctaactactgccagtcctcctcttttctttttttttttgctgaggaagcctggccctgagctaatatccatgcccatcttcctctcctttatatgtgggatgcctgccacagcatggcgtgccaagcagtgtcatgtccgcacccaggatccgaatcagtgaaccccgggccgccaagaagcggaacatgtgaacttaaccgctgtgccactgggccggcccatacaatataatttttcaaaataaaaataacactatCAGGGGTGTTCTATTGTAGAACTTTATTGTAATACTATTCtgaaattttatgtcatgtaggatacctgtattaatttcctagtaCTGctgcaacaaagtaccacaaactcaTGGctttaaaacagcagaaatttattgtttcgcagttctggagcctggagtccaaaatcaaggtgccagcagggccatgctccctctaaaACCTGTGAGGAAGAATGCTTCCTATCTTTTGGTGATGGCTGGCAACCCTTGGCATCCCTTGGTTTGCAACTGCATCACTCCATTTGCTCTCTGTTGTCACAtgactttctccctttgggtCTCCATGTCTTTACTTCTCACAGGGTCatcagtcatattgaattaaggGGCCATGCTACTCccgtatgacctcatcttaactaattatatctgcaatgaccccatttccaaataaggtcattctgagatactggggttTAAGACTTCAGCATATTTTTTGGAGGACAGAATTCAACCCATAGCAATACCTTATAGAGAAAAGTGTcttataataaaatcattttggtACTAAATCTACTTCGAGCCCAAACAAGATTTTCCATATGCTGAATCCTCTTCCTTGGTATAATGTGCTTTAGCAGGGTTCTAGAGGAGTATTTTGACAGTGATAGTAAAATGGCTGATATGAAAAAGAATACCAACATTTTTACCAATTGCTTAACAGCTGTTTATTGAATAATCTATGTGCGTGTCTTGACTAAATTACTCACGGAAAATCATGGTACCCTTCTCTAGATTGCAAAGCATTTGCAGTGAGTTAATTCTGAATGTAGGTAGTTATATAGCATCAATATTTTGCCTCCTTTAAGCTAAGACATCAGAGTGCTGGCAAGTTTTTCTTGCTCATCTGTTGCATTCCATGGAAAAATGATGTTCTTCAGGACTCCAGTTTCTCAAGATGCTTTTCAGACTGACCAATACAGTTCTTGCCTAAAAAAtataactcattttacaaataccCTAAGTGTTTTCCCATGTCTAGATAAAACAGGTTTTTTCAACATGTTTGTGCCACTTCCCAGTAGAGGCAGCCTAGCTTGGAAGTTACTAGTGCTGACTTTGGTGTTGGGTTTCCAGAGTTTAAATCCTGATCCCACCACCTTGCTGgggtgtattttttaaatggaagcatCTGTCTCATTAACAAAGAACTAGAGTTAGAGTCCCAAGTGCTATTTGTTGTCATTATTTGTTagtaattctctttctctctttgatcATCTTAGAGTCTCTTGTCAACATGAGAACAGAGATTACCTTTGTCATTTCATCCCTTTGGAAGCAAATTTATTGGCCAATTTGGGCACCATAGAAAGAAAATCTAGTATACTTACACATATGACAATGTTCTGAAAAGTTACCTACTATTCAAATCAAGGTAATTGTCATTACCTGAAGGTTGTAAAGTTGGCCTTTCATTCGGtccaatttctaatttttattgtgtttcatTGCTCACTGGGTGGTCTGGCAGTGCCACGGGACAGAATGTAACTAATGAGCATGGCCAAGGTTAAAAGGCAGGTAAGTGCCCCCCAGGGAAGAGAGCAGTGCAGGATTCGAGGTTGCTGGGAACAGACAGCAGGCACACCAGGCTCAAGTGGTCCAGCGTTTACTTatagcagaggagagagagcacaCAGGCAATGCAGTGGACCCCCATAGCCAGCAGATCCACTTAGCAGCCACTTGGCAGTGTGGCTGCGTGCACCCCACTTCCTGCTGCAGTAGAAGCTCCCTGGACCCTCCCTGTGGGTCCACAAACTCGGGGCATGCCTGAGGGTCATTGACGCCCATgcttaaacagaacaaaaagagtATATTCCCTCACAAAGCCATAAGCCCAGCCTAGACCAGGAGGATTCCTTATGTCTTGGTAAGGAAGTGTGCCAGGCCCAAGGCCCATCCTCATGTAGCCAACAAAGACTGCAGACACGAGACTGCCTTTCCCAACACATTGGTAAATAGAAGGTATTACGTAAAGCTAGAAATGTGAATcagctctttgctttctttttcctaggTGAAGATGCCAGATGCAGAGTTTTTTGTTAATTTGGGAGACTGgcctttggaaaaaaagaaatccagttcACACATCCATCCAATCTTTTCCTGGTGTGGTTCCACGGATTCCAAGGATATTGTGATGCCCACCTATGACTTGACTGACTCTGTTCTAGAAACCATGGGCCGGTGAGAGATGGGTCACAGATGACCCAgagccttggttttctctccTTGGTGAGTTCTTTCCCAACAGCCTTTGTGAGGTGACGGTTTGGGAGGAAAATCTGTTGCACTTTCTGTCTTCCAGAGTAAGTCTGGATATGATGTCTGTGCAAGGGAACACAGGTCCTCCCTGGGAAAGCAAAAACTCCACAGCCGTCTGGAGAGGGCGAGACAGCCGGAAAGAGAGACTGGAGCTGGTTAAACTCAGCAGAAAACACCCAGAACTCATCGATGCTGCTTTCaccaactttttcttctttaaacacgATGAAAGCCTATATGGTCCCATTGTgaaacacatttcattttttgatttcttcaaggTATAACATCGTCCATGGCcagtcctttttgtttttccaaataccTTCATTTAAGGGAGGGAAGTGGAGGCCTATAAATTAGAGGATGGGAGAGATGAGCACAAAACCTAGTGACTGTCAAGGCATGGGGCCCCGGGGACTGGTTTGGCAACATGGGTTGTCCTCAGTCCCCAGCCCTGACATAAAATATGCATCAAGGAAGCTTGGGACCTGGATAGAACTATAATTTTTTCCCCAACTGACCCTCAAGATAAGCACATTTCAGCTCCAAatcttttcttattaataaatacatgtaaatgaCTTCACAAATACTTCTCCCCAGAACCATAGCCTcgcaacagactaaagaagataGAAACCAGGTGTCTCTTAGCAGGACTTCTGATGGGGAAATGTCTTGAAACCCAGATGTTCTGTCTGGGAATTCTGGGATTGGGGAGTACGTTCTGTGTGTAGAATGTGGATTGCTCATGTTTCCCAGGGAGGGATCCTTTTTCTAACAACTTCTCTCAGGCAGTGGGACACTGCCCTATTCTCTAGGTTCTTTGAAGCCCCGTGTGATGGGGAGAAAGGTTGACAAAAGCAATCACCTGTCCTCTGTATGTGGGAAGGCAGGTGATTAGCAAGCTCTGTCTGTGCGGTAGATGGCCAGGTTTTCTTTTGCTGGGTTACATGGCAGCAGATGGACCTAAAGAATCCCCTCACTTGAATGGTTAGTGTTTCTTCCACATGCATATCACAAAGGTTTTTGCAAGAAATGGTTATAACCAGAGAGAGCTGATCCAGCCCTCCCTCCTGAGAGGGTGTTCTTTCAGGCCTTTGCTTTGTTCCCACCTGTTGAATTTGCTGCAGCTAAAGACTATTAATTACCACAGTGcagtgaatatttttattcacaGATGTTCTCGCCCCAGGTCTTGCTAATTTCCTTAAGACTTGTGTGTGGCCATCTGATAGTTAAAAGGTATGGTTAACATGGCATAGAGTGTGCCGTTGTCAGATGCTCACATGCAATCAGTAAAGTAGTAGAGGGATTACGAAGTCATGATAAATCTGTCTTTCCTTAGGTTGTGGCCGTAGGACCACAGTTTATTGGCTGCTTCAATGTTAGACTTCTCGCCCCTTTATGAAACTTGGGAGAACATCAAAATAAGCCATTAGCTCTTATCAGGGTGTTATATAGTAGCACTTACTAAATGGCGAAGGCAGAGGGCAAGATCTGGCCAGTGTGTATCTGAGGATGATGAGGGTTTTTTTGTGGAAACAGGAGGAGAataaagagaatggagaaaaggaaatttagtGGAGGTTCTTATACTTCACTGCTGTTTTGCAGCATAAATACCAAATAAACGTCGATGGCACTGTCGCAGCGTATCGCCTGCCCTATCTGCTAGTCGGTGACAGTGTTGTGCTGAAGCAGGACTCCATCTACTACGAACACTTCTACAATGAGCTGCAGCCCTGGAAACACTACATTCCAGTTAAAAGCAACCTGAGCGATCTCCTAGAAAAacttaaatgggcaaaagatcacGATGAAGAGGTAAGGTCAGTCTCTGTGTACGCCACTGTCAGGTTCATTTTAATTGTCTTGTGCCTGGCAAGCATTCGGGCTGCTCGATATAGACCTCTCATCTAAATGGGATGCTGCTTCCCCATGGCTAGCACAGTTCCCTTCAGGGTGAGCACAGGCATTAACTGTCCACTCTGCACGTGAAACAAAAAGCTAGACCTTGGCCTTGATTCTGCTCTCACTTTTAGTCAGGTTGATCTGAGCCCCCAGCACTGCCTCATCTCTACTAGCAAGATAAAAATTAAGACAGCCATCCTGGCAGGAGTAAAAACTAACTATTTGGTGGATTAAAATGAGGGACACGGCATGATGTAAACTTCAAACTAATTGCTGAAAATTGTTAAGGCAGTGCATCAAGATTCATCTTGCATTTACTTTGCAAAGTCATTGTTACTTCTTTTAATGTTTACCTTCTCTCTACAAGAGAAGCTTAATTCTAGAAGGTCCAATATGATTTCTTTAACTTTCaaggcctttttctttttttaattgaagtatagttgacatacaacattatgttagtttcaggtgtacaacatagtgattcaacatttatacaCATTACGAAGTGATCATCATGatagtctagtaaccatctgtcaacATACATagttattacagtattattgactatattccctgtgCTGTATATTACATTCctgtgacttattttataactggaaggtTGTACCTCTTAATCGCTTTCACCTGTTTTAACCAACTCTCCCATCCCTcttccctctggcaaccaccagtttgttctccaGATCtgtgaatctgtttctgttttgtttgttcatttgttttatgtttttagataccacatataaatgaaatcatacagtatttgtctctctctgtctgacttagctcacttagcataatatcctttaggtccatccatgttgtcgcaaatggcaagatttcattcctttttatggctgagtaatattccattgtgtgcggaattttctttattcattctttatggataaatcttctttatccattcatcttctttatccattcttctatcagtggacacttaggttgcttccatatctggctattgtaaataatgctgcaatgaacataggggtgcatatatcttttcaaattagtgtttttgttttcttcggGGAAAtatccaaaagtggaattgctggatcatatggtagtaaAGAACTCTCATAACTCATTATCAAAAAAGGAACAatttgaggccagcccagtggcatagtggttggtttctcttgcttctctttggcagcccagggttcaccggtttggatcccaggtgttgactacacaccacttaccaagccatgctgtggcagacatcccacatataaaacaaaggaacatggccacagatgttagctcagggccaagcttcctcagcaaaaagaggaggattggtggcggatgttagctcagggctaatcttcctcaaaaaataaattaaaaaaagtttaaaaacaaacaatttgattaaaaactggtcaaaagacctgaatagaaatttttatgaagaagacatacagatggcctatatacacatgaaaagatgctcagcgtcactaattatcagggaaatgcaaatccaaaccacaatgaaatatcacctcacacctgtcagaatggctatcatcaaaataacaacaaataacaagtgttggcaaggatgtggagaaaagagaacccctgtgcactgttggtgggggtgtaaattgctgcagccactatggaaaacagtatggagggtcctcaaaaaatcaaaCTTTCAAGTCTTAGAAACCTACCTTTAGTTTGAACAAACATACTCTGATATTAAATGTTCCCTTTACCACATAAGACTGCCTCCAAAGATATTTTTCCCGTTATTATCCCACTATACGTGCACTCTGAAGATTGATTTGCGTATGTCTGCATAGgacaaaacatttaattaaaggATTTTTCCCCCCTAGGCCAAGAAGATAGCAAAAGCAGGACAAGAATTTGCAAGAAATAATCTCATGGGTGATGAcatattctgttattattttaaacttttccagGTCagtattttctaagaaaatagaCATGCAACTTGTAATTAGACATGTTAAGAGCTGTGGCATGTTaatatttcacttaatttctAAAAGTATATTAATATAAGGAGATATATGTACACCTCTTTGGGAAAAAACCATGGaccaatattaaataatattgaaaatagtACGAAACCAAGATTCGCTAATGGAGAATGCTGCAACATTGAGGGGAAAGTGTTAATGGCAGAACTGTGTGCTGTATGGTTGGGAAATTGGCGTCATCTGATCCTGTAAAGTTACTGTGTacacattcttattttctctttgtacaaTCTTGCTTGCTGCCTTACCATTTCTTTGTCTAAACAGTGCAAGGTATGTTTCGACCTGTTGTGCTGACCTCCTATGAGCCATGACTTCTCTTGGAAACTGTTTTCGGGACCTAAGCATTTAGAGATTGTAATCAAAGCATATCTGACAATTtgaaagtttcctttaaaaaaaatacagtggtAAACAAGTAATTTGCTAATAATAGTACTAAAtctaagttaaaatttttttatctgaGAATTGCAGGTATTGAGCCCCATATCTTAGGCTCTGCTACAGAACACAGTTGGTCTATTTCTGGTCTGCACTGGTTTTAACCTTCCCAGGGGATGGTGAAGAGATAGCAGGGTGAAATGTGTCAACTGAAGGAGCAGGGCCCTGGGGGCAGAAGGGGGGATTTACTATCTGAATTCCTAAAGATCCACAGGgtagtgttcattcattcaactcacAGACACTAGAGCATGAACACCTAGCCCACAGCGGAACCCAGAGAGAGCACATAATCACTGAAGATGGTGACTGATGCTGTGCAAACCGTGGTGGGTAAGGCAGAAATAGTCTCTGTCCTTAAATTCCCAGAATAGGGAAGATCATGTGCACAATTATTTTCACTGCAAGGCAGCAGGTGGTAACAAGCAAGTTGTACAAATGAAGGATAGAATAGAGATCGCTTAGCAATAGGCAGCCAATGTCCAAAGGACAGCCACCTCTCAGAAGCTCTGCTGTTGGGTGTTTAAGTGGGGTATGGAGGACTTTGTATATCACCTGTTGACACATGTGAGTTAAATGGACCATATTCTGGCAAATTCCAGTGTATCTGATTTGGTAAAAGTGCTTTGAGTGTTATATAAGGAATGCTTTTGTATTGTTGCCTATACAGGAATATGCCAGTTTACAAGTGAGTGAGCCCCAAATCCGAGAGGGCATGAAGAGGGTAGAACCACAGACCGAGGATGACCTCTTTCCTTGCACGTGCCATAGGAAACAGGTAACCGGAAATGACCTTCTGGCCAATGTCAGAGTAAGGACTAGCGCTGACCCAAGTCCTCATGCATCCCTTTAGTCTTTCAGTCAGGCAACAGCTATTTGAGCTCCTCCTAGGGCCTCTAAGCAATTCAGTCTACCTGAGAGGCAGATACAATAGATAACAACAAGGTGAAAGAAAGATAAGTGAGAAGACACAGGAGCTCCTGGCAAGTGAGAA is a window encoding:
- the LOC124241168 gene encoding translation initiation factor IF-2-like, which gives rise to MAREPEPTRYAPASLASKLSSPASKHLPCPGPLPTPCRPLPRPALSRPRPPAYEGYRESSRARASVEPRLRGRRAKFPPPSATTLAAPPGSEAAGTEPTVAQAGPRSTEPLCAEAAPAERKERGCAPCPRPAGGHPGPRATAPRRGPGSPSAPAAAEQSPRPPGPSPARPPAGSREGERADAGGATASKPPGDPGTLRVPQSPGEVGRGHLLPPAKREPPIRAFECTS
- the POGLUT2 gene encoding protein O-glucosyltransferase 2, producing MFSVLLLYCFFLGTVPALAETGGERRLSPEKSEIWGPGLKAAVVLPARYFYIQAVDTSGNKFTSSPGEKVFQIKISAPDEQFTRVGVQVLDRKDGSFIVRYRMYASYKNLKVEVKFQGQHVAKSPYILKGPVYHENCDCPLEDSAAWLQEMNCPETITQIQRDLAHFPTVDPEKIATEIPKRFGQRQSLCHYTLKDNKVYIKTHGEHVGFRIFMDAILLSLTRKVKMPDAEFFVNLGDWPLEKKKSSSHIHPIFSWCGSTDSKDIVMPTYDLTDSVLETMGRVSLDMMSVQGNTGPPWESKNSTAVWRGRDSRKERLELVKLSRKHPELIDAAFTNFFFFKHDESLYGPIVKHISFFDFFKHKYQINVDGTVAAYRLPYLLVGDSVVLKQDSIYYEHFYNELQPWKHYIPVKSNLSDLLEKLKWAKDHDEEAKKIAKAGQEFARNNLMGDDIFCYYFKLFQEYASLQVSEPQIREGMKRVEPQTEDDLFPCTCHRKQTKDEL